One part of the Tunicatimonas pelagia genome encodes these proteins:
- a CDS encoding DoxX family protein, whose translation MEGEISLHAMAGLYVVAGIFHFVKPNMYEAVIPPYLPNPRALVLISGFFEIAFGVGLLFEETRELSAWGIMLMLLVFLPAHIYMLQSEKFGSIPAWALWLRIPLQFVLIYWAYQFA comes from the coding sequence ATGGAAGGTGAGATCAGTTTGCACGCAATGGCTGGCTTGTACGTGGTAGCCGGTATATTTCATTTCGTAAAGCCCAACATGTACGAAGCGGTAATTCCACCTTATTTGCCAAACCCCAGAGCATTGGTGCTGATTAGTGGTTTTTTTGAGATTGCTTTCGGGGTAGGATTACTGTTTGAAGAAACGAGAGAATTATCTGCCTGGGGCATTATGCTCATGTTGCTGGTCTTTCTTCCGGCTCACATTTACATGCTGCAATCTGAGAAATTTGGGAGCATTCCGGCTTGGGCACTTTGGCTGCGAATCCCGCTACAGTTTGTACTGATCTACTGGGCGTATCAGTTTGCCTAG
- a CDS encoding GAF domain-containing protein yields MTPSEKSRKLIDLHRIKDKVVALVAISVLVLIVTSVTQYFLGKSTQRVLNTIQTLRIQVPIATSEIISGANRVAASQRAYLMTGKNDFKEERKAVWKEQIEPAVENLSELRELMQVEEHQQAVDQAIIIIDQYNTIQEGIDKFFESRLKGISAASMINADIPLEDVQRKIAEREQLVDQLNELIVTKASPARKALRNYLMPLKKAQEELLRKDNISATRNIDQSNLIVTLVAIVANILVIIVATTLIRSLRRSIAQPTNLLKKMAKGELNENIEASHDELNEVIDASRILSSNLERASEFAVEIGEGNFDHEFTPASENDLLGNSLLQMRNKLQQVAEQDRQTNWVTNGQAQLSDILRREAKHEDELHDAIIQFLVKYFNANQGVLFLLETEEDQEVLKLTASYAYGRKKFIQSSFLPGEGLIGQIFLEKEITVMNEIPEDHVSITSGLGQSPPNYIVICPLISNDVCYGVFEIASFSAFEEYRIELLAKLGEQIATTLSKVKINNQTRLLLEEARQQTEELRSQEEEMQQNMEELSATQEEMTRKEKEYQQIIQELKDKITQQEA; encoded by the coding sequence ATGACCCCTTCAGAGAAATCGAGAAAGCTCATTGACTTACACCGAATCAAGGATAAAGTTGTGGCTTTAGTAGCTATTTCTGTATTAGTACTTATTGTCACATCGGTTACCCAATACTTTCTTGGTAAGAGCACCCAGCGCGTACTAAACACCATACAAACGCTCCGGATTCAGGTACCTATCGCTACATCGGAAATTATCAGTGGTGCCAATCGAGTAGCCGCATCGCAAAGAGCTTATCTGATGACGGGCAAAAATGATTTTAAAGAAGAAAGAAAAGCTGTATGGAAAGAACAGATAGAGCCTGCTGTGGAGAATCTATCTGAACTTCGGGAGCTAATGCAAGTAGAGGAACACCAACAAGCGGTTGACCAAGCGATAATAATAATTGACCAATACAACACAATACAGGAAGGAATAGACAAGTTTTTTGAGAGTCGTTTGAAGGGAATTAGTGCGGCTTCTATGATTAATGCAGATATTCCCCTAGAAGATGTTCAGCGAAAGATAGCCGAACGTGAGCAATTGGTTGACCAACTGAATGAGCTTATTGTTACGAAAGCGTCGCCAGCCAGGAAAGCACTCAGAAACTACCTGATGCCCTTGAAAAAGGCGCAAGAAGAGCTACTACGAAAAGATAATATCAGTGCAACGCGGAACATTGACCAATCTAATCTTATTGTTACACTGGTAGCCATTGTGGCCAATATTTTAGTGATTATTGTGGCGACTACCTTAATACGAAGCTTACGAAGATCAATCGCTCAGCCTACCAATCTACTCAAGAAAATGGCCAAGGGAGAATTAAACGAAAATATAGAAGCCTCTCATGACGAACTTAATGAAGTTATTGATGCTTCCCGAATACTAAGCTCTAACTTGGAGCGGGCTAGCGAGTTTGCCGTTGAAATTGGTGAAGGTAACTTTGACCATGAGTTTACTCCCGCCAGTGAAAATGACTTACTAGGTAATTCGCTACTGCAAATGCGAAATAAGCTACAGCAGGTAGCCGAACAAGACCGCCAAACAAATTGGGTAACGAACGGACAGGCTCAACTGAGTGATATCTTACGAAGGGAGGCTAAGCACGAAGATGAGCTGCACGATGCTATTATTCAGTTCTTAGTAAAATACTTTAATGCTAACCAAGGTGTACTGTTTTTACTGGAAACAGAAGAGGATCAGGAAGTACTAAAACTTACGGCATCTTACGCCTACGGAAGAAAGAAATTTATACAGAGTAGTTTTTTACCCGGTGAGGGGCTAATTGGTCAAATATTTTTGGAGAAGGAAATTACGGTGATGAATGAGATACCTGAAGATCATGTCAGCATCACCTCGGGTTTAGGCCAATCTCCACCAAACTACATTGTTATCTGTCCGCTAATTAGCAACGATGTCTGCTACGGTGTATTTGAAATTGCTTCATTCTCAGCGTTTGAAGAGTACCGAATTGAGCTGCTGGCCAAACTAGGAGAGCAAATTGCCACTACGCTGTCGAAGGTTAAAATTAACAATCAAACTCGGCTTCTTTTAGAAGAAGCCCGGCAGCAAACCGAAGAGCTGCGGTCGCAAGAGGAGGAGATGCAACAAAACATGGAGGAGCTATCGGCTACCCAGGAAGAAATGACTCGAAAAGAAAAAGAATATCAGCAGATTATTCAGGAATTGAAAGATAAAATTACTCAACAAGAAGCCTAG
- a CDS encoding ABC transporter permease → MLRNYLLTALRSFAKKKNYTFINILGLAIGLASSFLIFLWVQSEYQIDRFHANGQRLYQVLRNVHYASGPTLTYQTTPKPLAQALEDEFPEIKAAELISWEEESLLAYDENSYREQGNYVGEDFFEIFSYPLTEGDPATVLNEMNAIVISETMAQKYFGDQSAVGKILRFEDREDLRVSGVFRDIPKQSSIDFDFVRPMKRFIRDNSWVEDWGSNGLRLFVLVAAQTDITQLNSKIKDIVDERQTYDDADVFLKPYADRHLYSKYENGHLIGGRITYVRIFSVVAVFMLIIACINFMNLATARSGQRAKEVGVRKAIGANKNSLIGQFMTESTLVVLFALSLAVLLVELSLPFFNQLTDKSITINYLDPTILSMAAGIILFTGLLAGSYPALFLSSFQPARVLKGTVQKSQGAALFRKGLVVFQFAVSILLVIGTIIVYEQVNYILNKDLGLEKENVIYTYREGALLDQYETYKQQLMQQPGISAVTSSSQSPLSVGRSTGNVEWEGKQQDDDMEFMIVNAEYDFVSTMGMRLKDGRYFSPDFSTDTTNYVINEAAARAMGLVNPVGEGLTVWDESGKIIGIVEDFHAASLHEQIDPLIMRLTPDDTYLIFVRTETGKTAEALASMKKVAEAINPAYPFEYKFLDQTFQEAYQREETIGKLSTIFATLAILISCLGLLGLASFTAEQRTKEIGVRKVLGASITHLVWLLSSDFTRLVTISFVIASPIAYYLMRQWLQDFEYQVELSVGIFALAGIAALLIAWLTVGYQSIRTARANPVDSLRSE, encoded by the coding sequence ATGCTTCGTAATTACCTCCTGACCGCACTCCGTAGTTTTGCTAAGAAAAAAAACTATACTTTCATCAATATTCTAGGCTTAGCCATCGGGCTTGCCAGCAGCTTCCTCATTTTTCTATGGGTTCAGAGCGAATACCAGATAGATCGTTTTCATGCTAACGGGCAAAGGTTGTATCAGGTATTGCGAAATGTGCATTACGCCAGTGGTCCAACCCTTACTTACCAGACAACTCCTAAACCGCTGGCGCAAGCATTAGAAGACGAATTTCCGGAGATTAAAGCAGCGGAATTAATCTCTTGGGAAGAAGAGTCATTACTTGCTTACGATGAAAATAGCTACCGTGAGCAGGGCAACTACGTGGGAGAAGATTTCTTTGAGATATTTTCTTATCCGCTTACGGAGGGCGACCCGGCTACGGTGCTTAACGAAATGAATGCTATTGTGATATCGGAAACAATGGCGCAGAAATATTTCGGCGATCAGAGTGCCGTAGGTAAAATTCTTCGCTTTGAAGATCGGGAAGATTTGCGAGTGAGCGGAGTGTTTCGCGATATACCGAAGCAATCCTCCATTGACTTTGACTTTGTGCGACCGATGAAGCGATTTATCCGCGATAATAGTTGGGTAGAAGATTGGGGTAGCAATGGTCTTCGTTTGTTTGTGCTGGTCGCTGCCCAAACTGACATTACCCAACTGAATAGTAAAATCAAAGATATAGTCGATGAACGTCAGACATACGATGATGCTGATGTCTTTCTTAAGCCCTACGCTGACCGCCACTTGTACAGCAAGTACGAGAACGGACACCTGATAGGTGGGCGAATTACGTATGTGCGGATTTTCTCGGTAGTAGCCGTATTTATGCTGATAATCGCCTGTATCAATTTCATGAACCTCGCAACGGCTCGGTCTGGTCAGCGAGCGAAAGAAGTTGGGGTACGCAAAGCCATTGGCGCCAATAAAAATTCATTGATCGGTCAGTTCATGACCGAGTCAACCCTGGTGGTATTGTTTGCTCTTTCGCTAGCTGTGCTGCTGGTAGAGCTATCACTTCCTTTTTTCAATCAGCTCACCGATAAAAGCATCACCATCAATTATCTTGACCCCACCATACTCAGCATGGCTGCGGGCATTATTCTATTCACTGGACTACTGGCCGGAAGTTATCCCGCTTTATTTCTGTCCTCTTTTCAACCCGCCCGAGTGCTAAAGGGAACCGTACAGAAGAGTCAGGGAGCAGCACTCTTTAGAAAGGGCTTGGTAGTCTTCCAATTTGCCGTATCTATTTTGCTGGTAATCGGAACCATCATTGTATACGAGCAGGTCAATTACATCCTAAATAAAGACTTGGGCTTAGAGAAAGAAAATGTGATTTATACCTACCGGGAAGGTGCTCTCCTCGATCAGTACGAAACCTATAAACAACAGCTTATGCAGCAACCCGGAATATCAGCAGTAACGTCCAGTAGCCAAAGTCCGCTTAGCGTAGGTCGCTCTACCGGAAATGTTGAGTGGGAAGGAAAGCAGCAAGATGATGATATGGAATTCATGATCGTTAACGCGGAATACGATTTTGTATCAACCATGGGTATGAGGCTTAAGGATGGCAGATATTTCTCCCCTGATTTTTCTACGGATACTACGAACTATGTTATCAACGAGGCGGCTGCCCGAGCTATGGGTTTAGTCAATCCGGTAGGTGAAGGCCTAACTGTGTGGGATGAGTCTGGGAAGATCATTGGCATAGTAGAAGATTTCCACGCGGCCTCACTACACGAGCAGATTGACCCACTCATTATGCGTTTAACTCCAGATGATACGTATCTTATATTTGTTCGTACCGAAACCGGAAAAACTGCCGAAGCACTCGCTAGTATGAAAAAAGTTGCCGAAGCGATTAATCCAGCCTATCCGTTTGAGTATAAGTTTTTAGACCAAACCTTTCAGGAAGCGTATCAGCGAGAAGAAACGATTGGCAAGCTATCTACTATTTTTGCCACGCTAGCTATTCTTATTTCTTGTTTGGGATTATTGGGGTTAGCTTCCTTCACTGCCGAGCAACGTACTAAAGAAATTGGCGTGCGTAAGGTACTGGGGGCTTCAATCACTCACTTAGTTTGGCTTCTGTCCAGTGATTTCACCCGACTAGTAACCATTAGTTTCGTAATTGCCAGCCCAATCGCTTATTATCTGATGAGACAATGGCTGCAAGACTTCGAGTACCAAGTAGAATTATCGGTAGGAATTTTTGCTTTAGCAGGCATAGCCGCTTTACTCATCGCTTGGCTAACGGTCGGCTATCAGTCGATACGAACTGCCCGGGCTAATCCGGTAGATTCCCTCCGAAGCGAGTAA
- the mnmD gene encoding tRNA (5-methylaminomethyl-2-thiouridine)(34)-methyltransferase MnmD, producing MSALQILETGDGSYTLLNTNLDETYHSRHGALRESKHVFIQHGLQHWLELHPSDTAIKILEIGLGTGLNAWLTMLEADKLPHIQFQYTTLEPYPIAEEILQQLNYIQSEPQKQQAYFKAIHQADENQMVALTSNFSLEKWPIELQSVKFSGHYDLIYFDAFAPNKQPELWEKPIIEKVTNLLSSEGIWVTYSAKGQLKRDLKSLSLQVETLPGPPGKAEMVRAVKFKTEKDIL from the coding sequence ATGTCTGCTCTTCAGATTCTCGAGACGGGAGATGGCTCTTATACCCTGCTCAACACCAACTTAGACGAAACTTACCACTCTCGGCACGGAGCGTTACGCGAGTCCAAGCACGTGTTTATTCAGCATGGGTTACAGCATTGGTTGGAATTGCATCCGTCCGACACGGCCATAAAAATATTAGAGATTGGATTAGGAACGGGTCTGAATGCTTGGCTCACGATGCTGGAGGCCGATAAACTTCCTCATATTCAGTTTCAGTACACTACACTAGAACCTTATCCGATTGCGGAAGAAATTCTTCAGCAACTCAATTATATTCAATCTGAACCGCAAAAGCAGCAAGCGTATTTCAAAGCAATTCACCAGGCTGATGAAAACCAAATGGTTGCACTAACTAGTAACTTTTCCCTGGAAAAGTGGCCGATTGAATTGCAAAGTGTCAAATTTAGTGGGCATTATGATCTCATCTACTTCGACGCATTTGCTCCCAATAAACAGCCTGAACTCTGGGAAAAACCTATTATTGAGAAAGTTACCAATTTATTATCCTCCGAGGGAATATGGGTTACCTACTCAGCGAAGGGGCAATTAAAGCGTGACCTAAAGTCGCTAAGTTTGCAGGTAGAAACATTACCAGGCCCTCCCGGTAAAGCTGAAATGGTGCGAGCGGTAAAGTTTAAAACTGAGAAAGACATATTGTAG